The Terriglobales bacterium genome segment CCCGAGGTAGGTGGATTTGCGATTGGGGCCGGCGGTTAGCTCGATCATGTGCTGCATCTTCTGATCGATCTCATCAATTCTTGCAGCTTCAATGCCCATCGCCTCTAGCTGCGGTCGGACTTGCCGAAAGTAGAACTGGACTAATTCCCGAGCTTCGCCGCGCGCTGAGGCAGAACTGACAAGGAGCTTCGCTGGCAGTCGACTAATGGTCACCTTCAACGTATCTAGCCGTTGCCACCACTGGGCCCATGCTTCCGAGGCTGGATGGGCCTGCGTCATTTCTTCTCGCGGACCGACCCTGCCTCAGCAACGGCCTTCTTGCTGCGCTTACCTCTCGACTGGCGGGGTTTCCTCTTTGCCTTTGCCCCTTCGCCCACGCCCATTCGATGAACGACAAGGTTGTAGCCCACCGGATTCAGCTTGTATTGTCCCGTCCCTGCGCTGTCGAGATACCCCGCATTCTTGGCGTTTGACAAGGTGAACCGTGCATGCCCAGGCAAGGCGAAGTTCGCGCTCTTGAAGTAGCGCTCAATATCGCTGGCGTTGATTGTCTCCTTTCGATCTGCGGCAGGAGCAATTTCCGAGAGGTAATACGCAACAAGAGCCGCCATCTCGTTCGCGCTCCTCGGTCTCTTGGTTTCCTTAAGGGTGCGAATATCCAACACGGCGGGAACGCCTGGCGTGAGCTGCGTAGCAGCAGGTGAGGCTGCGGGCTGGAACGGTGCGGGAGCTGGTGTCGATGGTGGCAGACCAACGGTGCCAAATCGTTTGAGCACATAATCGAGTGCTCGGAGGCGCTGTTCCTCTTGGAGCGGGGCCAATGCAGCGACGATCACGTTCATAGCATGGAGCTCGGCATCGTCGCTGCTACCCGGCCGTGACGTTGACCTTGGGCTTGTAGGATTATCGTTGTCTGGCATCTGCCACCTCGCAACAAGGGAGCCAAATCCCCGGAATTATAGGCCCCATTCCTGGCGGAACCGCGGTAGCTCCTGATCCTGTTCTGTTTTCAGAACAGTCGACAAACTCTCCCTTTTTCGCCCACGCAAAGAAGCGGAGGCGGGTGGCCCAGGTATGGACGGGTGGGCGGGTGGCCCACCCACTCAAATTGACAATTGAAAATTGACAATTGAAAACGCGGGCGGGTGGCCCACCCTTGCCGCCGAACGAGGTCCTGAGGGTGGCGGGTGGCCCACCCTTTCCGCTGAGCGAGAATCCTGAGGGTGCCCCATACCGCCGCGGCGGGCGGAGCGGCTTGTGCGGAGCAAAGGGTAGGAGGAGTTCACTCCACGGGCATGCCCAGCAGATCGCGGAACTGGCTTAGATCCACCCAGGACTTCGACGGATCGTCCGGTGAGTATCGGACGGTGAACGCCAGCAGCGTCATGCGCTCGCCCAACTCTTCCGCCGCCTTCACCGTGGCGCACGGGATCCTCGCCTCACCGCCCCAGAAGTCACCTTGCGCCTCGTAGCTGTAGGCGAACGTCACTGCGGGTTTGCCGTGCTCGGTATCGATATCCCACTCGTGGACCTTCGCGGTGCCCGTCGGCCAGTTCGCCGTCTTCGCCGCCATCGCCTTCTCGCTCGGCGGCACCAGCTTCTCCCAGAATCCCATGCTCCGATTCTAGCCGGACGCTGCGCTGTGCTGCGCGTCAGCCTGCGGCAGCGCGGAAAGCTCGCTGCGCTCGCGTCTTGTGGCTGTGGGTGGCTAGCGGAAGAGGAACTCACCGAGGGCGGACCAGGCGGCGCGGGCGCGCTTCGCGCGGGCGAATTGTTCACTGGTTGAAACGCCAGGTCCCTCGACTCCGGCGCGGGGAAAGCGCCGCGCCGTCGCTCGGGATGACAATCCCTTATTGTGCGGCGCTCGGGGTGACGTCCCTGTGGGTGCGGAGAGCAGCTCCCAGGCTTCGCGGAAGCGTTCGAGGGCGCCGCGGCTGCGGGGGACGTTGGGGTAGAAGTTGGTCATGCGGCCGCGGACGGCCGAGACGGGGACGACGTACCAGGTGTCCTCGGGAACGATGTAAACGGCGATGAAGTCGATCTCGTCGGGGCGGTAGGCGCGGAGGTAGTTGCTCATCTTGACGGGATAACCGCCGTGATGGATCTCGGACCAGCCGGATTTGACCTGGATGCGCGAGAGGCGGCCGGCGGATTCGAGGACGAAGTCGTAGCAGGTCTCGGAGTAGGGACGGCTGACGGTCATGCCGAGCGACATCGCTTTGGCGGCGAAGGCCATTTCGGCGATCTCGCCCTTCTGCTTGCGCGTGGGGCGGGGAGGTGTGGAGAGCTTCAAGGGAGGCGCGGCGAGGAAGATTTGCCGCTACTTCCAGTATGGCAAATCCGGTACCCCAAACCGGACATGCGGGCGGCAGCTAAATTCCGCAGCGAATCAAGGGGTTAGGCGGAAGAGAGCGATCTTGGGGGCTTGACAGGAAAAGCAGTGGCCAGTGGCCAGTGGCCAGTGGTCAGTGGCCAGTGGCCAGTGGTCAGTGGCCAGTGGTCAGTGACTAGTGGAGAAGGATTCGTCGAGGGCGGACCAAGCGGCGCGCCGCGCGGGCGCGCGTGCTTCTCCCGAGGCGAAGGGTGGAAACGCTAGGCGGCCGCGATGACGGCGACGAGCTTGTGCGGGGTCGAATTGATCACGCTCCCAAACCGCACCTTCGGGACGCCGTCCAGGTACTTCTCCACCGACATCAGCACGGCAGGATAGCCGGCGCTGTTGTAGGCCTCGGCGTGCGCCTGGGTGTCCCACAGGCTGATGGCGGTCACGTGCGAGCGGTCGTCGCTCGCCACCGCGAGCTCGTCGCGGAACCCCGCCTGCCGGCGCAGCAGCGGGATGATCTCTTTCTCGAGTGCCTGGTTGAAACCGGCGAGCGCGTTCGTTTTCAGACGGATGACGACAGTCCGCGCATACATGGGTGGCCTCCTGAACGGGATGGCTAAGGTGGGCGGACTTCAGATGGGCTGACTTAGTCCAGGAGATCTGAAAGAGAAGGAGGAAAGCTTCCCAGGCTCGACGCTACGCTCCCTGCGGTCCGGAGTCAAACCCCGCGACCTGGCCCCGGCACACCTTGCGGGAGCAAAGGGTGGGAGAGGGAACGCTCGCCCCTAGGCGGTGCCCAGTTCCGGGACGTAGATCTCCATCTCGAGGGCGCCTTCGGCCTGGAAGACCATGTGGCCGGCGTCGTCCTCGGTGTAGCCGTGCTCGACCAGGAAGCCGTGCAGGCGCTGGCTGCTCCACTGTTCCGGTTCGCGTTTTCCCAGGCAGGCGAGGAACCACCCGTCGGCCATTTTGGCGATGCGCAGGTTGTAGTTCATGGACGCGCATTCTGCCAACGCGTACGAGCGTTCGATGTGACGCGCGTCACCCAGTGATGTTACGGCCGTAACGACCATCACCGCCCGCGTTTGACTACGTCGCGGATAGCGCGTAGTGTCGGAGATGAGGTTGGCAAGTCACTTCTCTCCTCTTTCAGGTCTTCTGAGCTAAGTCAGCCCATCTGAAGTTCACTCCTCTTAGTCACTGCACGCAGTCTGTGCCTGCACGACAACCCGAGGAGGTTGCCCATGTTTGCTCGCAACGTTTCCGTCCACCTGAAGCCCGCCATGTTGAACGACTACACCAAGACGTTCAGCGCCGAAGTCCTGCCGCTGCTCCGCCGGCAGAAGGGTTTCCAGGACGAGATCAGCTTCTGCAATCCGAACAGCCTCGACGTGACCGCGATCAGCTTGTGGGACACGCGCGAGAACGCCGAGCTCTATGCCAAGAACGGCTACAACGACGTGGTGAAGATCCTGTCGAAGATGGTCGAGGGGACGCCGACGGTGCGCAGCGAAGAAGTGATCCACTCCACGCTGCTGTCGCACACCGCGCCCGTCAAGGCGATCGCCTAACCGCGGATCACGGTGCGTTCATCGCACCCCATCGGGGAAGGCGGCTGAAACCGCCTTCCCCCTAATTCTTGCAGGAGGAACCAATGCCGCAACGCAATGCCACACCGGCTCGGCGCGCTTCGCAGCAACTCCGAGGGATCCCCGGGCCTCCGGGACCGGCGGGCGCCACCGGCGCGCAGGGCGCGCAGGGCGACAAGGGAATGAAAGGCGACACCGGTTCGCAGGGGCTCGACGGGCCGCGCGGCCACTCCGGCAAGATCGGCCCCGAAGGCGCCACCGGGCCCGCGGGACGCGCCACCAGCCTCAAGGACCTGGTCAAGCAAGTGGCGTACGTCGACCGCAGCATCGAGCATATCTACAACGAGATGGGGACGCACATCACGCGCATGACGCAGCTCAAGGAAGACCTCGAGGCCCTGCGCGAGACCGTCCGGAAGCTCGGCCAGCGGGCGGGCACCAGCGCGGTAGCGTAGCGTCGGGGAGCGGCGCGGGACCCGGCGGAGAAACCGCTGCCGGCAAAGCAGCCGCCAGGCCTTTCCGCACATCTCATACGGCTTGAAAGAACCCTCCCGCATCCTGCTGATCGACCGCGACGACGCGCGGCGCGCGACCCGCGTGCACGTGCTCGAGGGCGCCGGCTACGACGTCCGCGTGCGGCAGGACTGGCTCAGCTCCGAGCAGATCAACCACGAGGGCCACTTCGACCTGCTGATCATCGCGCTGCGGCGCCCGGACCTGAAGCAGGCTGCCGAATACTCCGACCGGCTCTCGCGCGGCAAGCCGACGCTGCCGATCCTGCTCATCACCGACGCCGGCCTGTTCGCGCCGCACGGCACGATCAGCCGCGTCATGGAGTCGGGCGGCGACCCGGGCGACGTCCTGCGGCGCATCGCCGCCATGCTGGCGGGCAGCACGCACATCCGCGAGGTCGACGAGCTGCTGCGGGTCGAAGGCCCCGGGCGCTCCGGCCTGGCGTAGCGCGCCGGTTGCTATCCGCGGCCGGGCGTGTCACACTGCGAGCAGCCCTCCCCAGAAAGCAGGCCGCCATGGCTGACCGTTTGCGTCGTCTTTCCTTCGATCTGAAGCGCTGCCCGGCGTGCGCCGGCAAGGGCAAGGACGGCCGCGACCAGGTGTGCAAGCACTGCAACGGCACCGGCGAGGTGAAGGCCGCCGCCGAGCCGCCCGCGACCGCCGTCGAACAGAAGTAGCCGCCGGCCGCGAGCCGCGTGTGTTATACTGTTCCAGTACGTGCGACAAAGAAACTAGGTTGTGCGCAGTTCTTCTCGCCGAAGTTCCTGCCTGAAGTAACCTCCCAGTCCTTTACCGACGCGTAACAAATCAAACAAGGATGTGTGTAACAACATGGAACAAGGAACAGTGAAGTGGTTCAACGACGCCAAGGGCTACGGCTTCATCACCCGTCAAACCGGTGAGGACGTCTTCGTGCACTTCTCCGCCATCCAGTCGAACGGTTTCCGTTCGCTGGCGGAGGGTCAGGCCGTCAGTTTCAGCGTCACCAAGGGACCGAAGGGCTTCCAGGCTGAGAACGTCCAGGTCCTGTAAGACCTGAGCGGCAAAGTTTTGGTAGAGCAAGCGAAGGGCGATCCCGTGGCCGGGATCGCCCTTCGTGTTTGCGAGTAACATCTTTAGATGCTTTAGGTTACAGAAATCATATCGGACTCCTTGACATGTGTAGCACTGTTATAGTTAACTATAACAGTCGCGGCACCGCGGGGCTGATCACCCCGCAGTTGTTCAAACCGCAGCGGCTCAGGCCGCCATGTCAGGAGTGAAGTATGAAGTGCCATAGCTACAGCTTCAGCAGCGCCATCGCGATCATCCTTTTGTCCGCGCTCACGTACGGGCAAGCCGACCAGCACAACCATCCAGTCGCCGCCGCGCAGCAGCCGGCCGCTGCGACGCAGCCGGCCGCGCAACCAGCCGCGGCCGAGCCCGCCAAACCGGCGGCCCCAAAGACCGAAGCGCAGCTCACGTTCGACGCGATGAAGGCGCTGGCGGGCGAGTGGGAAGGGAACGTGGAGACCGACTTCCCGGGCGCGAAGAAGGCGCTGGAAGAAGCCGGGACGTTGCGCGTGAGCATGAAGGTGACGTCGCGCGGCAACGTGCTGGTGCACGAATTCCAGCAGGGCAACACGCCGCTCGACCCGAGCAAATACGACCACCCGGTGACGATGTTCTACCTCGACCAGGACAAGCTGAACCTGGTGCACTACTGCGACGCGGGGAATCGTCCGCGGATGACGCTGAGCAAGGCGTCGCCCGACGGCAAGACGCTGGAGTTCGAGTTTGCCGAGCTGGGCGGCAGCGACCGGTTCGGCCACATGCACCACGCGATCTTCACGTTCATCGACAAGGACCACCACATCGAGGACTGGACCTTCATGCTGCGGGGCAAGGACGGCGCGCTGCACGCGGTGCAGGCGAAGATGGACCTGCGGCGGGTGAGCACGAAGCTCTGGTAAGGTCTGCTGTTCGGACGAAGGCGAATAGGGAACCCCGATGGACCGTGAGTGGAACGACAGTCAGCCGATCTACCGCCAGCTGCGCGACCGCGTGGTGGCGATGATCCTGGACGGCGCGCTGCAGGAAGGCGATCCGCTGCCTTCGGTGCGGAACGTCGCGGCGGAGTACCGGGTGAATCCGCTCACGGTTCTGAAGGGTTACCAGCAGCTGGTGGACGAAGGGCTGGTGGAGGCGCGGCGCGGGCGGGGGATGTACGTGGTGCCGGGCGCGTATGCGCTGCTGCGCGATACGGAGCGCCGGCGGTTCCTCGAGGAGGAGTGGCCGCGCGTGCGCGAACGGATCCGGCAGCTCGGGATCTGGCCGCAGGAGCTGTTCGGGGACAACCCCTTCGCTCCGAGATCGAAGGCGGAGGGGGACCCGGCGGCACGCGCCGGCGAGTCGCCGGCGCCCACCCAAGAGAAGAAAGATCCGCTGAAAGAGGAGAAGTAAGCCATGGCCTGCATCGAAGCGCGCGGGCTGCGCAAGCACTACGGCAAGACGGAAGCGCTCGCGGGGGTGGACCTGCGAGTGGAAGAGGGGCGCATCGTGGGGTTGATCGGGCCGAACGGCGCGGGGAAGACGACGGCGCTGAACGCCATCCTGGGGCTGACGCCGTACGAGGGCGAGCTGCGGGTGCTGGGGCGGGACCCGTGGGAGGAGCGCGACCGGCTGATGCGCGAGGTGTGCTTCATCTCCGACGTGGCGGTCCTGCCGCGGTGGATCCGGGTGCGGCAGGCGCTGGATTACGTGGCGGGGGTGCATCCGCGGTTCGACCGGGGGAAGGCGGAGGCTTTACTGGCGAAGACGACGATCGGGCGCGAGGCGCGGGTGCGCGAACTCTCGAAGGGGATGGTAGCGCAGCTGCACGTGGCCATCGTGATGGCGATCGACGCGCGGCTGCTGGTGCTGGACGAGCCGACGCTGGGCCTCGACATCCTCTTCCGCAAGCAGTTCTACGACACGCTGCTCAACGACTACTTCGACGGGGACCGCACCATCCTGGTGACGACCCACCAGGTGGAGGAGCTGGAACACGTGCTGACGGACGTGCTGTTCATCGACCGGGGGCGCATCGTGTTCGGCGGTCCGATGGATACGCTGGAGCTGCGCTTCGCCGAGGTCGCGGTGCGTCCGGAGAAGGCGGCGGAGGCGCGCGCGCTGAAGCCGCTGAGCGAGCGCCAGTCGCTGGGGCGGACGGTGATGATCTTCGAGAATACGGAGCGCGGCAGGCTGGCGGCGCTGGGCGAGGTGCGCACGCCGGGGCTGGCGGACATCTTCGTGGCGGTGCTGACGAGCGCTCCATCGCGGGCGGAAGGAGGCGTGCAATGAGCACCGACGCCATTCCTCGGGCCGAAGAGCGCGACGCTGTGCCGCCGCACGCCGCCGAGGTCCCGGCCGCGCGGCTGTTCCTGTGGTCGGTGCGGCGCGAGCTGTGGGAGTACCGCTTCCTCTACTGGGCGCCGGTGATCGTGGGCGCGCTGACGGTGGTCGGCTACGTGATCGCGACGCTGGGGCGCGCGCTTTCGACGCACGACATGGCGCTGCGCCGGAAGATCCTGGAAGAACAGCCGGACTTCGCGGCGGCGATGATCCTGGTGACGGCGGTGCTGGCGGGCATCTTCTACCTGCTGGACGCGCTGCAGGCGGAGCGGCGCGACCGCAGCATCCTGTTCTGGAAGTCGCTCCCGGTCTCAGACACGCTCACGGTGCTGGCGAAGTTCACGGTCGGCGGGGTGCTGGCGCCGCTCATCGGCTACGCGATCACGCTGGTGGCGCAGTTCCTGATGCTGCTGGTGGGCAGCGCAGTGATGCTCGCCAACGGCTTCGGGCCGGGCGCGATGTGGCATCACTTCTTCGTGGAGTCGTTCGGGCTGCTGTACCACATGCTGACCATCCACATCCTGTGGTGGGCGCCGCTGTACGCGTGGCTGCTGCTGGTGTCGGCGGCGGTGCGGCACATCGCATTCGTTTGGGCGGCGCTCCCGGTGGCGGGGCTGGTGGCGCTGGAACACGCACTGTTCGGCAGCAAGTTCCTGCCGGGTTACCTGCTGTACCGGGTGAGCGGCGGGGGCATGGAGGCGATGGTTCCCGCGGGCAAGATGCCGATGGACCCGATGGCGCACCTCACACCCATCAACTTCCTGCTGACGCCGGGGTTGTGGGGCGGCCTGGCCGTAGCCGCGGTGTTCCTGTACGTCGCGATGCGGGTGCGGCGGGCGAGAGGGCCGATGTGAGAGGCGTAGCGCAGTCGCGAGTCGCCCGGAAGATAGAGGCGGGCGAGGTCGCCCGCCTCCCCATGATCAAGTTGAAAAGGCCTGGTTCACCGGTGCTTGATGAAGGTACCGGAGTTGAGCTCGGCGATCGCGGTCGAGATCTGGTCGGGGGTGTTCATGACGATGGGGCCGTACCAGGCGACCGGCTCCTCGAGCGGCTTACCGGAGACGAGCAGGAAGCGGATGCCTTCCGGGCCGGACTGGACGACGAGCTCGTCGCCGCGGTCGAAGAGCACGAGCGAGTGGTTGCGCGCGTCGTAGTGCGGCGCGGCTTCCGGCTCGGCGGTGTGCTCGGTGAGGACGGCGCGCGGTTCGGACGCGTCGCGGAAGGCGCCGGAGCCGGCGAAGACGTAGGCGAAGGCGTTGCGCGTGACGTCGACCTGGATGCGGCGCCTGGTGTGCGGCGGCACCGAGACATCGACGTAAGCCGGATCGGCGGCGACGCCCTCGACCGGGCCGCGCTTGCCCCAGAACTCGCCGCAGATGATGCGCGCTCGCGTGCCGTCGTCCTCGGTGACTTCCGGGATGGCGGCCGACGGGATGTCCTGGTAGCGCGGGTCGGTCATCTTGAGCGAAGCGGGCAGGTTCGCCCAGAGCTGGAAGCCGTGCATGCGGCCGCTCGGGTCGCCCTTGGGCATCTCCTGGTGCAGGATGCCGGAGCCGGCGGTCATCCACTGGACGTCGCCGGCGGTCATCTTGCCCTTGTTGCCGAGCGAGTCGCCGTGCTCGACCGAGCCGGCCAGCACGTACGTGATGGTCTCGATGCCGCGGTGCGGATGCCAGGGGAAGCCGGCGAGGTAATCCTCGGGACGCTCGTTGCGGAAGTCGTCGAACAGCAGGAAGGGATCGAAGTCCTTGGTCTTGCCGAAGCCGAAGGCGCGCTGCAGCTTCACGCCGGCGCCTTCGAGCGTGGGCTTGGGCTGGATGACCTGCTTCACCGGGCGGAGGGACATGGAGACCTCTTTCGTGGGAACCCTGATATCGATGCTGGTTGATATGAGAAAGATTCAGGCGGGCGAGGTCGCCCGCCGCCACATGACCGATCAGGGGATGCGGCCGGCGGCGCGCTTCTGGTCGAGGAGCTTGAGCCAGGCGTCGTGCTCGGCGTCGGACCAATGGTTGATGCCGACGCCGTAGCCGTCGGGATCGCGCAGGAAGAGGTGGCCGCTCGGCATCCACGGAGGATGCTCGATCTCGGGGGCGCGGACGCCGGCGGCGACGAGCTGGGCGCGCAGCGCCGGCAGGCCGGGCGTGTAGAGCGCGAGCAGGATGCCCTGCTTCTCAGGCTCGACGCGAACGCCTTCCTCGGCGAGCAGGAACATGATGGCACTGCCGTCGTCGGTGCGCATGCGGGCCCAGCCGAGGCAGCCTTGCGGGCCTTCGACATCGACCAACTCGAAGCCGAGCAGGCGGTAGAAGGCGATGGAGCGCTCCACGCTCCCGACGTGCAGCATCGGAGTGGACCAGCCGGCCTTCATACAGTGGACAGTGGACGGTGGGCGGTGGACAGCGGCCCGTCGTGGCAGGGGATTGTAGCCTGAAGACAGCGGAGAACGGAGGCTGGGGGAGGGCCACGGTGCACTGTCCACTGGGCGCTGTCCACGGAAGCCAAGTGACCTGAGTAACTTACGAGGGTAACTTGCTTCGAGTCGGAATCGTGGTAGGCTGCCGTCAACGAAACAGCGTTTCCCAGGGCCCCTAGCAAAGGAACCCCAAGCGCGCGCCACCGCCAGGCCGCGGATGCTTGTGGTCTGCCTGCGAGAGGGATGTGGAGTGGAGAATGGTGAAGGCAACACAGCTCGAGTACCTGACGGCGAATGACTGGGTGCTGATCGGGGACCACGCGACGGTGGCGACATTCACGGCGGAGCAGCCTCTGATCCGGGAAGCGCACCCCATCGACTATGTGTACGTGATCCGCAAGGGGACGGTGCGGATCCAGATCGCCGGGAAGAAGGTGGCGCAGCTGGGCGCGGGGGCGATCTGCGGGGAGATGGGGTTCCTGGAGGGCCGGCCGGCGAGCGCGTCGGTGGTGGCGGACACGGAGGTCGAGGCGGACAGGATCCCGGCGGCGAAGCTGCGCGACATCTTCGACACGTTCCCGTCGGTCGGGCACCGGTTCTTCAAGTCGATCGCGCTGAACCTCTCGCGGCGGCTGCGCGACACGTCGCAGGCGCTGGCGGAGAAGAACAAGAACGGTCACGGTCAGTAGGGAAGGTCCTGGCAGGGACGAACGGCGGTCGCTGAGCGACCGCCGTTCGTGTTCCCAGGAGGAAATGCGGGTCCCTCGACTCGTCCGCCCCGGCGGACTCGCTCGGGATGACCTCCGTTGAAGAGCTATTTCCCGGCGGCAGCGACGGCGTCAGCGACGGCCTTGAGGAAGGGCTCGGCGACGGCGGGCGCGGGAGTGGCGCCGCCGAGCGTTTCCTTCTGGTCGATCATCTTGCCGTAGGTGGCGACGGTGGAGTCGTCGTCCTGCTGGATCTTGGCGCCCTCGAGCGAGACGCCGGCGAAGGCGCCCTTGGCGCGCGAGTAGGTCAGGATCTGCGTCTCCGCCTTCCAGTCGGTGCCGGCGGAGGCATGGCGCCCGGTGGGACCGGCGGCGGCGCTGGCGTCGGCGCCGATCTCGAACTTGTTCTGCAACAGGTTCTGAACGGACTTGTCGTTCATGAAGACGAGCACCAGGTCGACGGTGGAGAAGCCGATCTGGAGGCCGACGGAGCCGCCGCCGATGGAGATGAAGGCGGGCGCGGACCATCCCTTGGCGGTCCTGCAGGTGGCGACGCCGCGGCCGTGCTTGCCGCCGATGCCGAGGCCGCCCTTCTTCATGTTGGGAACCACGATGAGGCACTTGGCGCCGTCGAGGACTTCCTTGGGAATGCCTTTTTCGGGGACGGCCATGATCTCCTTGAGGACCCAGCCGGCGCTTTCGAGCCGCTTGGCGGAGTCGGTCTTGGCGTCGGCGAATGCGAGCGAGGCGGTGAGGGTGAGGACGAGCAGGGCGATGAGTCTGCGCATGGAAGTTTCCTTTCCTGTGAGGCGCGGCGTCGAGGGCCTAGCGCCCGCCGTTTGCAGCCCCTGAGTATACGCGCCGGAGGCTGACCAGGTTGTCGGCCTGGTTGAGGTGGCGGTAGTTGTTGTCGATGATGGCGGGCAGCTTGCGCCCGATGAGCCAGAGCAGGATGGCCATCTGGCCGAGCACGACCAGGGGAAGCGTGACCGGGAAGAAGCGGAAGAAGAGCTCGGCGAAGGCGGGCAGGCGGACCAGCACGGCAGTGAGCGCGAAGCCGACCGTCTGGGCGAGCAAGTAGGCGGCGGCGAAAAAGGTAAGGAACGTGTTGGAGCCCATGAAGCGCGCGAACAGGCCGAGCGCGGTGTGCGTTTTGGACAGCAGCTTGCGCCAATACTGGCGCGAGGGCAGGGCGTAGTAGAGCGCGGCCTGCGGGATGAGCAGCTCGTGCACCGGAACGCGCTCGTAGCCGAGGCCGCCGCGCTCGGCGAGGGTTTCGGTGACTTCGTGGCGCAAACGGGTGTGGACGCCCCAGTCGAGCGGCTCGAGGCCGGTGCAGGTCGCGCGCGTGCCGGTGATGCGAGCTTCGCAGCGGTAGAGGCCGTTGAGGTTGCGGCGGTTGGGCTCGATGGCGTCCTTGAGCGCGAGCCAGTATTCGGAGCGCACTCCCTCTTCTACGGGCAGGCGGACGCGGAAGAGCTGGGCGTAGTGGAACTCGTCGAGCTGGCGGGGCGCGGCGATGCGCTCGCCGCCTTCCATGACGTAGTACCAGTAATCGAGGATGCGGAGGGATTCGGCGAGCGGCTGCGGGTAGATGCGGTCGGGGGTGTCGTGCGGC includes the following:
- a CDS encoding group I intron-associated PD-(D/E)XK endonuclease; protein product: MKLSTPPRPTRKQKGEIAEMAFAAKAMSLGMTVSRPYSETCYDFVLESAGRLSRIQVKSGWSEIHHGGYPVKMSNYLRAYRPDEIDFIAVYIVPEDTWYVVPVSAVRGRMTNFYPNVPRSRGALERFREAWELLSAPTGTSPRAPHNKGLSSRATARRFPRAGVEGPGVSTSEQFARAKRARAAWSALGEFLFR
- a CDS encoding cold-shock protein, with amino-acid sequence MEQGTVKWFNDAKGYGFITRQTGEDVFVHFSAIQSNGFRSLAEGQAVSFSVTKGPKGFQAENVQVL
- a CDS encoding GntR family transcriptional regulator, whose translation is MDREWNDSQPIYRQLRDRVVAMILDGALQEGDPLPSVRNVAAEYRVNPLTVLKGYQQLVDEGLVEARRGRGMYVVPGAYALLRDTERRRFLEEEWPRVRERIRQLGIWPQELFGDNPFAPRSKAEGDPAARAGESPAPTQEKKDPLKEEK
- a CDS encoding ABC transporter ATP-binding protein, coding for MACIEARGLRKHYGKTEALAGVDLRVEEGRIVGLIGPNGAGKTTALNAILGLTPYEGELRVLGRDPWEERDRLMREVCFISDVAVLPRWIRVRQALDYVAGVHPRFDRGKAEALLAKTTIGREARVRELSKGMVAQLHVAIVMAIDARLLVLDEPTLGLDILFRKQFYDTLLNDYFDGDRTILVTTHQVEELEHVLTDVLFIDRGRIVFGGPMDTLELRFAEVAVRPEKAAEARALKPLSERQSLGRTVMIFENTERGRLAALGEVRTPGLADIFVAVLTSAPSRAEGGVQ
- a CDS encoding pirin family protein; its protein translation is MSLRPVKQVIQPKPTLEGAGVKLQRAFGFGKTKDFDPFLLFDDFRNERPEDYLAGFPWHPHRGIETITYVLAGSVEHGDSLGNKGKMTAGDVQWMTAGSGILHQEMPKGDPSGRMHGFQLWANLPASLKMTDPRYQDIPSAAIPEVTEDDGTRARIICGEFWGKRGPVEGVAADPAYVDVSVPPHTRRRIQVDVTRNAFAYVFAGSGAFRDASEPRAVLTEHTAEPEAAPHYDARNHSLVLFDRGDELVVQSGPEGIRFLLVSGKPLEEPVAWYGPIVMNTPDQISTAIAELNSGTFIKHR
- a CDS encoding VOC family protein, whose translation is MLHVGSVERSIAFYRLLGFELVDVEGPQGCLGWARMRTDDGSAIMFLLAEEGVRVEPEKQGILLALYTPGLPALRAQLVAAGVRAPEIEHPPWMPSGHLFLRDPDGYGVGINHWSDAEHDAWLKLLDQKRAAGRIP
- a CDS encoding cyclic nucleotide-binding domain-containing protein, with protein sequence MVKATQLEYLTANDWVLIGDHATVATFTAEQPLIREAHPIDYVYVIRKGTVRIQIAGKKVAQLGAGAICGEMGFLEGRPASASVVADTEVEADRIPAAKLRDIFDTFPSVGHRFFKSIALNLSRRLRDTSQALAEKNKNGHGQ
- a CDS encoding lipid-binding SYLF domain-containing protein — its product is MRRLIALLVLTLTASLAFADAKTDSAKRLESAGWVLKEIMAVPEKGIPKEVLDGAKCLIVVPNMKKGGLGIGGKHGRGVATCRTAKGWSAPAFISIGGGSVGLQIGFSTVDLVLVFMNDKSVQNLLQNKFEIGADASAAAGPTGRHASAGTDWKAETQILTYSRAKGAFAGVSLEGAKIQQDDDSTVATYGKMIDQKETLGGATPAPAVAEPFLKAVADAVAAAGK